A DNA window from Ostrea edulis chromosome 5, xbOstEdul1.1, whole genome shotgun sequence contains the following coding sequences:
- the LOC125649461 gene encoding carboxylic ester hydrolase LipN-like isoform X5, translating to MSFDKFKPKYKIHEETESYFKLRAEAGMKSYDQVTVEEAREGNIANAKRFAGTTEFEGTVKEFSVPSKQCIDGIPITVYRSKHCDLCVAPSVFVYFHGGGNVVGCRQTVDTICRIFSRDAPCVVVNVEYRLAPEHRWPSNHEDAICVVRWVKMNKGLIGANNESNVGVGGNSAGGEIAAMVCHYVEGIDYQVLVYPSVDLRRNYKSAEEFAEMPGLTKKMTDWFMGHYIDHSDLSNARASPLLQTNFDTLPPALIIIAELDVLRDEGIAYHEKLKEEGVKSQIFTVKGVTHGFFHLPGHFKECCLRAHEKVSKFIKANS from the exons ATGTCTTTCGATAAATTTAAGCCTAAGTACAAAATACATGAGGAGACGGAAAGTTATTTCAAATTAAGAGCTGAGGCAGGGATGAAATCTTACGATCAAGTGACAGTGGAAGAGGCGAGAGAGGGCAACATTGCGAACGCCAAAAGATTTGCAGGCACGACCGAATTTGAAGGCACCGTGAAAGAGTTCAGTGTTCCATCAAAGCAATGTATCGATG gaATCCCCATTACTGTGTACAGGTCTAAGCACTGTGACCTATGTGTGGCTCCATCTGTGTTTGTATACTTCCATGGAGGGGGGAATGTAGTAGGTTGTCGTCAAACAGTGGATACTATCTGCAGAATCTTCTCTAG AGATGCTCCTTGTGTGGTGGTTAATGTAGAATATCGCCTTGCTCCAGAACACAGATGGCCATCCAATCATGAAGATGCCATTTGCGTTGTCCGATGGGTGAAAATGAACAAAGGTCTTATAG GTGCTAATAATGAAAGCAATGTCGGAGTGGGAGGCAACAGCGCTGGTGGTGAGATAGCAGCTATGGTATGCCACTATGTAGAAGGCATAGATTATCAG GTACTTGTGTACCCAAGTGTAGATCTAAGGAGGAACTACAAGTCAGCTGAGGAATTTGCAGAAATGCCTGGACTCACAAAAAAGATGACAGATTG GTTCATGGGCCATTACATTGATCACTCAGATCTCAGCAATGCTAGGGCTTCACCTCTGCTTCAAACTAACTTTGATACTTTGCCACCAGCTTTAATAATCATAGCTGAACTTGATGTACTGAGAGATGAGGGTATCG CATACCATGAGAAACTTAAGGAGGAAGGAGTGAAATCACAGATCTTTACAGTTAAAGGGGTCACGCATGGATTCTTCCACCTACCAG GTCATTTTAAAGAATGTTGCCTTAGAGCCCATGAGAAGGTTTCCAAGTTCATTAAAGCCAACTCATAA
- the LOC125649461 gene encoding carboxylic ester hydrolase LipN-like isoform X2 → MSFDKFKPKYKIHEETESYFKLRAEAGMKSYDQVTVEEAREGNIANAKRFAGTTEFEGTVKEFSVPSKQCIDGIPITVYRSKHCDLCVAPSVFVYFHGGGNVVGCRQTVDTICRIFSRDAPCVVVNVEYRLAPEHRWPSNHEDAICVVRWVKMNKGLIGANNESNVGVGGNSAGGEIAAMVCHYVEGIDYQVLVYPSVDLRRNYKSAEEFAEMPGLTKKMTDWFREKYIDEADITNPKASTILQKNFKGLPPALMILAELDQNRDQGYAYHEKLKEEGVKSQIFTVKGVTHGFFHLPGHFKECCLRAHEKVSKFIKANS, encoded by the exons ATGTCTTTCGATAAATTTAAGCCTAAGTACAAAATACATGAGGAGACGGAAAGTTATTTCAAATTAAGAGCTGAGGCAGGGATGAAATCTTACGATCAAGTGACAGTGGAAGAGGCGAGAGAGGGCAACATTGCGAACGCCAAAAGATTTGCAGGCACGACCGAATTTGAAGGCACCGTGAAAGAGTTCAGTGTTCCATCAAAGCAATGTATCGATG gaATCCCCATTACTGTGTACAGGTCTAAGCACTGTGACCTATGTGTGGCTCCATCTGTGTTTGTATACTTCCATGGAGGGGGGAATGTAGTAGGTTGTCGTCAAACAGTGGATACTATCTGCAGAATCTTCTCTAG AGATGCTCCTTGTGTGGTGGTTAATGTAGAATATCGCCTTGCTCCAGAACACAGATGGCCATCCAATCATGAAGATGCCATTTGCGTTGTCCGATGGGTGAAAATGAACAAAGGTCTTATAG GTGCTAATAATGAAAGCAATGTCGGAGTGGGAGGCAACAGCGCTGGTGGTGAGATAGCAGCTATGGTATGCCACTATGTAGAAGGCATAGATTATCAG GTACTTGTGTACCCAAGTGTAGATCTAAGGAGGAACTACAAGTCAGCTGAGGAATTTGCAGAAATGCCTGGACTCACAAAAAAGATGACAGATTG GTTTAGAGAAAAATACATTGATGAAGCAGATATAACAAATCCTAAAGCTTCAACAATACTTCAGAAAAACTTCAAGGGTCTTCCTCCAGCACTAATGATCTTAGCTGAGTTAGACCAGAATCGGGATCAAGGTTACG CATACCATGAGAAACTTAAGGAGGAAGGAGTGAAATCACAGATCTTTACAGTTAAAGGGGTCACGCATGGATTCTTCCACCTACCAG GTCATTTTAAAGAATGTTGCCTTAGAGCCCATGAGAAGGTTTCCAAGTTCATTAAAGCCAACTCATAA
- the LOC125649461 gene encoding carboxylic ester hydrolase LipN-like isoform X6 produces the protein MSFDKFKPKYKIHEETESYFKLRAEAGMKSYDQVTVEEAREGNIANAKRFAGTTEFEGTVKEFSVPSKQCIDGIPITVYRSKHCDLCVAPSVFVYFHGGGNVVGCRQTVDTICRIFSRDAPCVVVNVEYRLAPEHRWPSNHEDAICVVRWVKMNKGLIGAVNESTVGVGGDSAGGRLAAMVCHDLPEINYQVLVYPSVDLRRNYKSAEEFAEMPGLTKKMTDWFMGHYIDHSDLSNARASPLLQTNFDTLPPALIIIAELDVLRDEGIAYHEKLKEEGVKSQIFTVKGVTHGFFHLPGHFKECCLRAHEKVSKFIKANS, from the exons ATGTCTTTCGATAAATTTAAGCCTAAGTACAAAATACATGAGGAGACGGAAAGTTATTTCAAATTAAGAGCTGAGGCAGGGATGAAATCTTACGATCAAGTGACAGTGGAAGAGGCGAGAGAGGGCAACATTGCGAACGCCAAAAGATTTGCAGGCACGACCGAATTTGAAGGCACCGTGAAAGAGTTCAGTGTTCCATCAAAGCAATGTATCGATG gaATCCCCATTACTGTGTACAGGTCTAAGCACTGTGACCTATGTGTGGCTCCATCTGTGTTTGTATACTTCCATGGAGGGGGGAATGTAGTAGGTTGTCGTCAAACAGTGGATACTATCTGCAGAATCTTCTCTAG AGATGCTCCTTGTGTGGTGGTTAATGTAGAATATCGCCTTGCTCCAGAACACAGATGGCCATCCAATCATGAAGATGCCATTTGCGTTGTCCGATGGGTGAAAATGAACAAAGGTCTTATAG GTGCAGTGAATGAGAGCACAGTGGGGGTGGGTGGCGACAGTGCAGGGGGACGATTGGCAGCCATGGTCTGTCATGACTTGCCTGAGATAAATTATCAG GTACTTGTGTACCCAAGTGTAGATCTAAGGAGGAACTACAAGTCAGCTGAGGAATTTGCAGAAATGCCTGGACTCACAAAAAAGATGACAGATTG GTTCATGGGCCATTACATTGATCACTCAGATCTCAGCAATGCTAGGGCTTCACCTCTGCTTCAAACTAACTTTGATACTTTGCCACCAGCTTTAATAATCATAGCTGAACTTGATGTACTGAGAGATGAGGGTATCG CATACCATGAGAAACTTAAGGAGGAAGGAGTGAAATCACAGATCTTTACAGTTAAAGGGGTCACGCATGGATTCTTCCACCTACCAG GTCATTTTAAAGAATGTTGCCTTAGAGCCCATGAGAAGGTTTCCAAGTTCATTAAAGCCAACTCATAA
- the LOC125649461 gene encoding esterase LipI-like isoform X4 has translation MSFDKFKPKYKIHEETESYFKLRAEAGMKSYDQVTVEEAREGNIANAKRFAGTTEFEGTVKEFSVPSKQCIDGIPITVYRSKHCDLCVAPSVFVYFHGGGNVVGCRQTVDTICRIFSRDAPCVVVNVEYRLAPEHRWPSNHEDAICVVRWVKMNKGLIGAVNRSTVGVGGDGEGSRMAALVCHEVSDLGYQVLVYPSVDLRRNYKSAEEFAEMPGLTKKMTDWFMGHYIDHSDLSNARASPLLQTNFDTLPPALIIIAELDVLRDEGIAYHEKLKEEGVKSQIFTVKGVTHGFFHLPGHFKECCLRAHEKVSKFIKANS, from the exons ATGTCTTTCGATAAATTTAAGCCTAAGTACAAAATACATGAGGAGACGGAAAGTTATTTCAAATTAAGAGCTGAGGCAGGGATGAAATCTTACGATCAAGTGACAGTGGAAGAGGCGAGAGAGGGCAACATTGCGAACGCCAAAAGATTTGCAGGCACGACCGAATTTGAAGGCACCGTGAAAGAGTTCAGTGTTCCATCAAAGCAATGTATCGATG gaATCCCCATTACTGTGTACAGGTCTAAGCACTGTGACCTATGTGTGGCTCCATCTGTGTTTGTATACTTCCATGGAGGGGGGAATGTAGTAGGTTGTCGTCAAACAGTGGATACTATCTGCAGAATCTTCTCTAG AGATGCTCCTTGTGTGGTGGTTAATGTAGAATATCGCCTTGCTCCAGAACACAGATGGCCATCCAATCATGAAGATGCCATTTGCGTTGTCCGATGGGTGAAAATGAACAAAGGTCTTATAG gTGCTGTGAACCGCAGCACGGTAGGGGTAGGTGGGGATGGAGAAGGAAGTCGCATGGCAGCTCTTGTTTGTCATGAGGTTTCTGATTTGGGGTATCAG GTACTTGTGTACCCAAGTGTAGATCTAAGGAGGAACTACAAGTCAGCTGAGGAATTTGCAGAAATGCCTGGACTCACAAAAAAGATGACAGATTG GTTCATGGGCCATTACATTGATCACTCAGATCTCAGCAATGCTAGGGCTTCACCTCTGCTTCAAACTAACTTTGATACTTTGCCACCAGCTTTAATAATCATAGCTGAACTTGATGTACTGAGAGATGAGGGTATCG CATACCATGAGAAACTTAAGGAGGAAGGAGTGAAATCACAGATCTTTACAGTTAAAGGGGTCACGCATGGATTCTTCCACCTACCAG GTCATTTTAAAGAATGTTGCCTTAGAGCCCATGAGAAGGTTTCCAAGTTCATTAAAGCCAACTCATAA
- the LOC125649461 gene encoding carboxylic ester hydrolase LipN-like isoform X1, producing the protein MSFDKFKPKYKIHEETESYFKLRAEAGMKSYDQVTVEEAREGNIANAKRFAGTTEFEGTVKEFSVPSKQCIDGIPITVYRSKHCDLCVAPSVFVYFHGGGNVVGCRQTVDTICRIFSRDAPCVVVNVEYRLAPEHRWPSNHEDAICVVRWVKMNKGLIGAVNRSTVGVGGDGEGSRMAALVCHEVSDLGYQVLVYPSVDLRRNYKSAEEFAEMPGLTKKMTDWFREKYIDEADITNPKASTILQKNFKGLPPALMILAELDQNRDQGYAYHEKLKEEGVKSQIFTVKGVTHGFFHLPGHFKECCLRAHEKVSKFIKANS; encoded by the exons ATGTCTTTCGATAAATTTAAGCCTAAGTACAAAATACATGAGGAGACGGAAAGTTATTTCAAATTAAGAGCTGAGGCAGGGATGAAATCTTACGATCAAGTGACAGTGGAAGAGGCGAGAGAGGGCAACATTGCGAACGCCAAAAGATTTGCAGGCACGACCGAATTTGAAGGCACCGTGAAAGAGTTCAGTGTTCCATCAAAGCAATGTATCGATG gaATCCCCATTACTGTGTACAGGTCTAAGCACTGTGACCTATGTGTGGCTCCATCTGTGTTTGTATACTTCCATGGAGGGGGGAATGTAGTAGGTTGTCGTCAAACAGTGGATACTATCTGCAGAATCTTCTCTAG AGATGCTCCTTGTGTGGTGGTTAATGTAGAATATCGCCTTGCTCCAGAACACAGATGGCCATCCAATCATGAAGATGCCATTTGCGTTGTCCGATGGGTGAAAATGAACAAAGGTCTTATAG gTGCTGTGAACCGCAGCACGGTAGGGGTAGGTGGGGATGGAGAAGGAAGTCGCATGGCAGCTCTTGTTTGTCATGAGGTTTCTGATTTGGGGTATCAG GTACTTGTGTACCCAAGTGTAGATCTAAGGAGGAACTACAAGTCAGCTGAGGAATTTGCAGAAATGCCTGGACTCACAAAAAAGATGACAGATTG GTTTAGAGAAAAATACATTGATGAAGCAGATATAACAAATCCTAAAGCTTCAACAATACTTCAGAAAAACTTCAAGGGTCTTCCTCCAGCACTAATGATCTTAGCTGAGTTAGACCAGAATCGGGATCAAGGTTACG CATACCATGAGAAACTTAAGGAGGAAGGAGTGAAATCACAGATCTTTACAGTTAAAGGGGTCACGCATGGATTCTTCCACCTACCAG GTCATTTTAAAGAATGTTGCCTTAGAGCCCATGAGAAGGTTTCCAAGTTCATTAAAGCCAACTCATAA
- the LOC125649461 gene encoding carboxylic ester hydrolase LipN-like isoform X3: protein MSFDKFKPKYKIHEETESYFKLRAEAGMKSYDQVTVEEAREGNIANAKRFAGTTEFEGTVKEFSVPSKQCIDGIPITVYRSKHCDLCVAPSVFVYFHGGGNVVGCRQTVDTICRIFSRDAPCVVVNVEYRLAPEHRWPSNHEDAICVVRWVKMNKGLIGAVNESTVGVGGDSAGGRLAAMVCHDLPEINYQVLVYPSVDLRRNYKSAEEFAEMPGLTKKMTDWFREKYIDEADITNPKASTILQKNFKGLPPALMILAELDQNRDQGYAYHEKLKEEGVKSQIFTVKGVTHGFFHLPGHFKECCLRAHEKVSKFIKANS, encoded by the exons ATGTCTTTCGATAAATTTAAGCCTAAGTACAAAATACATGAGGAGACGGAAAGTTATTTCAAATTAAGAGCTGAGGCAGGGATGAAATCTTACGATCAAGTGACAGTGGAAGAGGCGAGAGAGGGCAACATTGCGAACGCCAAAAGATTTGCAGGCACGACCGAATTTGAAGGCACCGTGAAAGAGTTCAGTGTTCCATCAAAGCAATGTATCGATG gaATCCCCATTACTGTGTACAGGTCTAAGCACTGTGACCTATGTGTGGCTCCATCTGTGTTTGTATACTTCCATGGAGGGGGGAATGTAGTAGGTTGTCGTCAAACAGTGGATACTATCTGCAGAATCTTCTCTAG AGATGCTCCTTGTGTGGTGGTTAATGTAGAATATCGCCTTGCTCCAGAACACAGATGGCCATCCAATCATGAAGATGCCATTTGCGTTGTCCGATGGGTGAAAATGAACAAAGGTCTTATAG GTGCAGTGAATGAGAGCACAGTGGGGGTGGGTGGCGACAGTGCAGGGGGACGATTGGCAGCCATGGTCTGTCATGACTTGCCTGAGATAAATTATCAG GTACTTGTGTACCCAAGTGTAGATCTAAGGAGGAACTACAAGTCAGCTGAGGAATTTGCAGAAATGCCTGGACTCACAAAAAAGATGACAGATTG GTTTAGAGAAAAATACATTGATGAAGCAGATATAACAAATCCTAAAGCTTCAACAATACTTCAGAAAAACTTCAAGGGTCTTCCTCCAGCACTAATGATCTTAGCTGAGTTAGACCAGAATCGGGATCAAGGTTACG CATACCATGAGAAACTTAAGGAGGAAGGAGTGAAATCACAGATCTTTACAGTTAAAGGGGTCACGCATGGATTCTTCCACCTACCAG GTCATTTTAAAGAATGTTGCCTTAGAGCCCATGAGAAGGTTTCCAAGTTCATTAAAGCCAACTCATAA
- the LOC125649462 gene encoding ribokinase-like isoform X1: MDVIVVGSCNVDLVSYVPRLPTAGETIIGTKFSQGFGGKGANPAVMSARLGAKTALISMVGDDTYGKEYKLNLMKNDIDISHVGTTSKAATGVAPIFVNESGENSIVVVKGANDYLTVGNLEAARDLMQNSKILLCNLEIDPKVTLEALKMAHSCNIRSLFNMAPARAGLDQYFQYCDILVVNESEAEIITGIQVSRVQEAKVAAESILKKGCKVVVITLGENGAVVLSQDDKEAIHIPTPKVPAVDTTGAGDAFCGSLAVFLSTKPELGLQESVYRANRIAGITVQSPGTQTSYPHRKDLSPELFSEEKLLKDV, encoded by the exons ATGGACGTGATTGTAGTAGGCAGCTGTAATGTGGACCTTGTAAG CTATGTTCCACGACTGCCCACAGCGGGGGAGACGATTATTGGGACTAAATTTTCTCAAGGCTTTGGTGGAAAAGGTGCAAACCCAGCTGTGATGTCTGCTAGACTTGGTGCTAAAACAGCTCTCATCAGTATG GTTGGAGACGACACCTATGGAAAAGAATACAAATTGAACCTCATGAAGAATGACATTGACATAAGTCACGTTGGTACCACATCTAAGGCAGCCACTGGTGTAGCTCCCATCTTTGTCAATGAAAGTG GTGAAAATTCCATTGTTGTAGTTAAAGGAGCCAATGATTATTTGACAGTGGGAAACTTAGAAGCTGCCAGAGATTTAATGCAGAACTCTAAAATCCTTCTGTGTAATCTGGAAATTGATCCCAAAGTGACATTAGAAGCTCTAAAAATGGCACACTCCTGTAACA TACGAAGCTTATTTAACATGGCACCAGCCAGGGCAGGTCTAGATCAATATTTCCAGTATTGTGATATTCTTGTTGTCAACGAGTCAGAG GCAGAGATCATCACAGGTATCCAGGTATCTAGAGTCCAGGAGGCAAAGGTCGCTGCCGAATCCATCTTAAAGAAAGGTTGCAAAGTTGTTGTTATAACTCTGGGAGAAAATGGTGCTGTTGTGCTGAGCCAAGATGACAAAGAGGCTATTCATATCCCCACCCCTAAAGTCCCAGCTGTGGATACTACA GGTGCTGGAGATGCTTTTTGTGGTTCCCTGGCAGTGTTTCTTTCAACCAAACCTGAGTTAGGACTGCAAGAGTCAGTGTACAGGGCAAACCGGATAGCCGGAATCACCGTTCAGTCCCCGGGGACACAGACCAGTTACCCCCACCGCAAGGACCTCTCTCCTGAGCTGTTCAGTGAGGAGAAGCTATTGAAAGATGTTTAA
- the LOC125649462 gene encoding ribokinase-like isoform X2: MDVIVVGSCNVDLVSYVPRLPTAGETIIGTKFSQGFGGKGANPAVMSARLGAKTALISMVGDDTYGKEYKLNLMKNDIDISHVGTTSKAATGVAPIFVNESVRSLFNMAPARAGLDQYFQYCDILVVNESEAEIITGIQVSRVQEAKVAAESILKKGCKVVVITLGENGAVVLSQDDKEAIHIPTPKVPAVDTTGAGDAFCGSLAVFLSTKPELGLQESVYRANRIAGITVQSPGTQTSYPHRKDLSPELFSEEKLLKDV; encoded by the exons ATGGACGTGATTGTAGTAGGCAGCTGTAATGTGGACCTTGTAAG CTATGTTCCACGACTGCCCACAGCGGGGGAGACGATTATTGGGACTAAATTTTCTCAAGGCTTTGGTGGAAAAGGTGCAAACCCAGCTGTGATGTCTGCTAGACTTGGTGCTAAAACAGCTCTCATCAGTATG GTTGGAGACGACACCTATGGAAAAGAATACAAATTGAACCTCATGAAGAATGACATTGACATAAGTCACGTTGGTACCACATCTAAGGCAGCCACTGGTGTAGCTCCCATCTTTGTCAATGAAAGTG TACGAAGCTTATTTAACATGGCACCAGCCAGGGCAGGTCTAGATCAATATTTCCAGTATTGTGATATTCTTGTTGTCAACGAGTCAGAG GCAGAGATCATCACAGGTATCCAGGTATCTAGAGTCCAGGAGGCAAAGGTCGCTGCCGAATCCATCTTAAAGAAAGGTTGCAAAGTTGTTGTTATAACTCTGGGAGAAAATGGTGCTGTTGTGCTGAGCCAAGATGACAAAGAGGCTATTCATATCCCCACCCCTAAAGTCCCAGCTGTGGATACTACA GGTGCTGGAGATGCTTTTTGTGGTTCCCTGGCAGTGTTTCTTTCAACCAAACCTGAGTTAGGACTGCAAGAGTCAGTGTACAGGGCAAACCGGATAGCCGGAATCACCGTTCAGTCCCCGGGGACACAGACCAGTTACCCCCACCGCAAGGACCTCTCTCCTGAGCTGTTCAGTGAGGAGAAGCTATTGAAAGATGTTTAA